A section of the Campylobacter concisus genome encodes:
- the queA gene encoding tRNA preQ1(34) S-adenosylmethionine ribosyltransferase-isomerase QueA, with protein sequence MSNINDVSSYDYFLPEELIAKEPVLPKEEARLLVYFKNTKEIKHYKFKDLSDLIPEDAAVIFNNTKVIKARILGQKESGGACEVMLNQPIGENKFSVYIRGKVSSGSVLNFPDNLKVNVLELNDDGTRVVNFTQNGILLDNVRLFSELEKIGHVPLPPYIKRADTKDDESWYQSIFAKNSGAVAAPTASLHISEQMLEQIKAKHEVAYITLHVGAGTFKGVECQNINDHKMHSEFYELSEQAQEIINSNKPILGVGTTVTRCVEEFARSKQVSGFCKLFLNLNNKPIRQNYLLTNFHLPKSTLIMLVTSFIGLEETMRIYKTAVDEKYRFYSYGDGMLII encoded by the coding sequence ATGAGTAATATAAACGACGTCTCAAGTTATGATTATTTTTTGCCTGAAGAGCTCATCGCAAAAGAACCAGTTTTGCCAAAAGAAGAGGCAAGGTTGCTCGTCTATTTTAAAAATACAAAAGAGATAAAACACTACAAATTTAAAGATCTCTCCGACCTCATCCCAGAGGACGCAGCGGTCATTTTTAATAACACAAAAGTTATCAAAGCTCGCATTTTAGGACAAAAAGAAAGCGGCGGGGCTTGCGAAGTAATGCTAAATCAGCCCATAGGCGAAAATAAATTTAGCGTCTATATAAGAGGTAAAGTAAGCTCTGGTAGCGTTTTAAATTTTCCTGATAATCTAAAAGTAAATGTGCTTGAGCTAAATGACGATGGCACAAGAGTGGTAAATTTTACGCAAAATGGCATTTTGCTTGATAATGTTCGCCTTTTTAGTGAGCTTGAAAAGATTGGCCACGTCCCGCTTCCGCCATACATTAAAAGGGCTGACACAAAGGATGATGAGAGCTGGTATCAAAGCATATTTGCTAAAAATAGTGGTGCAGTGGCAGCTCCGACAGCTAGCCTTCACATAAGTGAACAAATGCTAGAGCAGATAAAAGCAAAGCATGAAGTCGCCTACATTACGCTTCACGTTGGCGCTGGGACATTTAAAGGTGTGGAGTGCCAAAATATAAATGACCACAAAATGCACTCAGAATTTTACGAGCTAAGCGAGCAAGCTCAAGAGATTATAAATTCTAATAAACCAATCCTTGGCGTTGGCACGACGGTTACTAGATGTGTTGAAGAATTTGCAAGGAGCAAGCAAGTAAGCGGCTTTTGTAAGTTATTTTTAAACCTAAATAATAAACCAATTAGACAAAACTACCTTCTTACAAATTTTCATCTACCAAAATCAACTCTAATAATGCTAGTTACTAGCTTCATAGGGCTTGAAGAGACGATGAGAATTTATAAAACGGCAGTTGATGAAAAGTATAGATTTTACTCATACGGCGACGGGATGTTGATAATATGA
- the ruvX gene encoding Holliday junction resolvase RuvX, protein MREKFMAIDVGLKRIGLAFGFGEVVTPLEPVLRKNRNQAARDVSKKVNEYAPNTLVVGVPIGGSSEDEMRRRIEHFVSLLDVKANIVYQDEAFSSSEASEIYTNTRRDGRLDSISATIILKRYLGIN, encoded by the coding sequence ATGAGAGAGAAATTTATGGCGATCGATGTTGGGCTAAAGCGAATAGGGCTTGCATTTGGCTTTGGTGAGGTCGTAACTCCGCTTGAGCCAGTGCTTAGGAAAAATAGAAATCAAGCCGCAAGAGATGTAAGTAAAAAAGTAAATGAATATGCTCCAAATACGCTAGTGGTTGGCGTGCCAATCGGCGGTAGTAGCGAAGATGAGATGAGAAGACGCATCGAGCATTTTGTCTCACTTCTTGATGTAAAGGCAAATATTGTCTATCAAGATGAAGCTTTTAGTAGCAGCGAAGCTAGTGAAATTTACACCAATACAAGACGAGATGGCAGGCTAGATAGCATTTCAGCCACTATTATTTTAAAAAGATATCTTGGGATAAATTAA
- a CDS encoding DNA-processing protein DprA has protein sequence MRLDFIPEPLNRLKNPPKQLNFIGDTSLLSLPKIAVVGSRKASVYTKECVVALCAALKSANVCVVSGGAIGVDIVAHKAAMPRTIGIFASGLDTIYPSQNKVAIKEIYEKALALSEYDEGEPPLAYRFLERNRIVVGLCEALVVAQADLKSGSMQSARLANELKIPVYVLPQRMGESDGTNFLLANKKAELIDDYHKFASLFGEIKEQEKTSDEILEFCKNGVSLDEVLAKFGDIIYEYELEGLVEISNLRVKSVL, from the coding sequence ATGAGACTTGACTTTATCCCAGAGCCACTAAATAGACTAAAAAATCCACCAAAGCAGCTAAATTTTATCGGAGATACTTCACTTTTATCTTTACCAAAGATCGCAGTTGTTGGCTCAAGAAAGGCAAGTGTTTATACAAAAGAGTGTGTTGTAGCACTTTGTGCAGCACTAAAAAGTGCAAACGTCTGTGTGGTAAGTGGTGGAGCAATCGGCGTTGATATCGTAGCTCATAAAGCTGCTATGCCACGAACGATTGGCATTTTTGCGAGCGGACTTGATACCATCTATCCAAGCCAAAATAAAGTAGCGATAAAAGAAATTTATGAAAAAGCCTTGGCTCTTAGTGAGTATGATGAAGGTGAGCCACCACTTGCTTATAGATTTTTGGAGCGAAATCGCATAGTTGTTGGGCTTTGCGAAGCTTTAGTCGTCGCTCAAGCTGATCTTAAAAGTGGCTCTATGCAAAGTGCAAGGCTTGCAAATGAGCTTAAAATTCCAGTTTATGTACTGCCACAGCGCATGGGCGAAAGCGATGGGACAAATTTTTTGCTTGCAAATAAAAAAGCTGAGCTTATTGATGACTATCATAAATTTGCTTCACTTTTTGGCGAGATTAAAGAGCAAGAAAAAACTAGTGATGAGATTTTAGAATTTTGTAAAAATGGCGTAAGTCTTGATGAAGTTTTGGCAAAATTTGGCGATATCATCTATGAGTACGAGCTTGAAGGACTAGTTGAAATTTCAAATCTAAGAGTAAAGAGTGTGCTATGA
- the tatC gene encoding twin-arginine translocase subunit TatC yields MFEELRPHLIELRKRLFISIVSVFVCFGICFTFWNPLLAWMSEPLKQVLPAGSNIIFTQIQEPFFTAMKVAFFAGVVIALPIIFWQFWLFVSPGLYDNEKKYVIPFVLSASFMFACGAAFCYYVVIPLGFAFLVNFGGQLFTALPSIGEYVGFFAKLLIGFGISFELPVITFFLAKIGLVDDKMLKDYFRYAVVIIFIFAAIVTPPDVISQVLMALPLIGLYGISIIVAKRANKSDDEDEKEEQDSDVASDE; encoded by the coding sequence ATGTTTGAAGAGTTAAGACCCCATTTAATCGAACTTAGAAAGAGACTTTTTATAAGCATAGTAAGCGTTTTTGTCTGTTTTGGCATCTGCTTTACATTTTGGAACCCACTGCTTGCATGGATGAGCGAACCGCTAAAGCAGGTCTTACCAGCTGGCTCAAATATCATATTCACTCAAATTCAAGAGCCATTTTTTACAGCGATGAAAGTTGCATTTTTTGCTGGTGTCGTGATCGCGCTACCTATCATTTTTTGGCAGTTTTGGCTATTTGTCTCCCCTGGACTTTATGACAATGAAAAAAAATATGTGATCCCATTTGTGCTTTCAGCTTCATTTATGTTTGCGTGCGGAGCGGCGTTTTGTTATTACGTGGTCATCCCACTTGGCTTTGCATTTTTGGTAAATTTTGGTGGCCAGCTCTTTACGGCTTTACCAAGCATTGGCGAGTATGTTGGCTTTTTTGCAAAACTACTAATTGGCTTTGGAATTTCATTTGAGCTACCAGTCATTACATTTTTCTTAGCAAAGATCGGACTTGTCGATGACAAGATGCTAAAAGATTACTTCAGATACGCTGTTGTTATCATCTTTATCTTTGCAGCCATCGTTACACCACCTGATGTGATAAGCCAAGTCTTAATGGCACTGCCACTTATCGGACTTTATGGAATTTCAATAATCGTCGCTAAAAGAGCTAACAAGAGCGACGATGAAGACGAAAAAGAAGAACAAGACAGCGACGTAGCAAGCGATGAGTAA